One part of the Rutidosis leptorrhynchoides isolate AG116_Rl617_1_P2 chromosome 1, CSIRO_AGI_Rlap_v1, whole genome shotgun sequence genome encodes these proteins:
- the LOC139898905 gene encoding uncharacterized protein: MALKGSAREWFHSLQARSIIGFVDLREKFLLQFQNLLPQKKTHIECHDIKQGNKETLSALLTRYVYECQKIPSLNEDKKISGFLHAINPQRHPTLDSTITPACGWGRDKSWRDDNDSFRDGNMDSYRGSGFLRRNNGGSYSRNERFQMLTKTPKEILLQERVAKSFPDSQPLGKNSRRDRSKCCVFHDDYGHDTNCCRDLAELIAEAYEQGKLDHLIAQNAASTENAIIMPTEANTSNAPNVVERKAPAVKNLSVNMVSKKENQREIQVINLVEVQGEMSVIQISEQIVSWKCPSITFPPASLTTDVDKPVVVSCRIANTGIMIMKVHVDTGSSVDVMYEQCFSKLPAEIQVLMKPTAISLAGFSGESTWPVGQLELQMELVDDRD, encoded by the exons ATGGCTTTGAAAGGGTCAGCAAGGGAGTGGTTTCATAGCCTACAAGCTCGCAGTATTATTGGCTTTGTCGATCTTCGCGAAAAATTCTTGTTACAATTTCAGAATCTATTGCCGCAGAAAAAGACGCATATAGAATGTCATgatattaaacaaggcaacaaggaaACTTTAAGTGCATTGCTCACGCGGTACGTTTATGAGTGCCAAAAGATCCCAAGCTTGAATGAAGATAAAAAAATCTCAGGTTTTTTGCACGCTATTAATCCGCAGCGACATCCAACGCTT GATAGCACTATAACCCCTGCATGTGGGTGGGGTAGAGACAAAAGCTGGCGGGATGACAATGATTCTTTTCGAGATGGTAACATGGATAGTTATCGCGGTTCTGGATTTCTGCGGAGAAATAACGGCGGTAGTTACTCGCGAAATGAAAGGTTTCAG atgctaacaaaaacccCTAAAGAAATTTTGTTACAAGAAAGGgttgctaagtcttttcctgatTCGCAGCCTTTGGGAAAGAATAGTAGGCGTGATCGGTCAAAGTGTTGTGTTTTTCATGATGATTATGGACATGACACCAACTGCTGTAGAGATTTGGCGGAATTGATTGCGGAGGCATACGAACAAGGtaagctggaccatttaatcgcgCAGAACGCTGCAAGTACTGAAaatgcgattataatgcctacagaagccAATACCTCAAATGCGCCAAATGtggttgagcgaaaggctcccgcagtgAAAAATTTGAGTGTAAACATGGTGAGTAAGAAAGAAAACCAGCGCGAAATCCAGGTCATTAATCTGGTAGAGGTGCAAGGTGAAATGTCTGTAATTCAAATATCTGAGCAAATTGTCAGTTGGAAATGTCCCTCTATTACTTTTCCTCCTGCAAGTCTGACCACGGATGTGGACAAACCAGTGGTGGTTTCATGCCGCATTGCAAATACTGGTATtatgataatgaaggtacatgtggacactggtagcagtgtagatgTCATGTACGAACAATGTTTTAGTAAACTGCCCGCAGAAATTCAagttttgatgaaacctactgcgattTCACTTGCTGGATTCTCAGGAGAGTCAACTTGGCCTGTTGGCCAGTTAGAATTGCAAATGGAGCTAGTTGATGACCGTGATTAG